From Streptomyces sp. CMB-StM0423, a single genomic window includes:
- a CDS encoding amidohydrolase family protein, with protein MNVIDAHAHLGRWFNFAIPDGSAESLLAVMDRCGVAQACVSHLLAVGPDARAGNALLVADLARYPGRLLGYAVYQPHDPEAGARLRDLLDVPGMAGVKLHPDVHEAELDAPAYAEAFEIAAERGVPVLSHGQYGSPWSDPARFAAVGPRYPALPVLMGHAGLWPEGFAAAARAAAAAPNLVLETCGSRMTARHLVRLVREVGAERIAFGSDAVFLDLRVGLGRVRLAELSEADRAQILYGTMKGLL; from the coding sequence CCTCGGCCGCTGGTTCAACTTCGCGATCCCCGACGGCTCCGCCGAGAGCCTGCTCGCCGTCATGGACCGCTGCGGCGTCGCCCAGGCGTGCGTCTCCCACCTGCTGGCCGTCGGCCCCGACGCCCGCGCCGGCAACGCGCTCCTCGTCGCCGACCTGGCCCGGTACCCCGGCCGCCTCCTCGGCTACGCCGTCTACCAGCCGCACGACCCGGAAGCCGGCGCCCGGCTGCGCGACCTGCTCGACGTCCCCGGCATGGCGGGCGTCAAGCTCCACCCCGACGTGCACGAAGCCGAGCTGGACGCGCCCGCGTACGCCGAGGCGTTCGAGATCGCGGCGGAGCGCGGCGTGCCCGTGCTCTCCCACGGCCAGTACGGCTCGCCCTGGTCCGACCCCGCCCGCTTCGCCGCGGTCGGCCCGCGCTATCCGGCGCTGCCCGTCCTCATGGGCCACGCGGGACTGTGGCCCGAGGGCTTCGCCGCGGCCGCACGCGCCGCCGCCGCGGCCCCGAACCTCGTGCTGGAGACGTGCGGTTCGCGGATGACCGCGCGGCACCTCGTCCGGCTGGTACGGGAAGTGGGCGCCGAGCGCATCGCGTTCGGCTCGGACGCCGTCTTCCTCGACCTGCGGGTCGGGCTCGGCCGCGTACGGCTGGCGGAGCTCTCCGAGGCGGACCGCGCGCAGATTCTCTACGGAACGATGAAAGGGCTCTTGTGA
- a CDS encoding DegT/DnrJ/EryC1/StrS family aminotransferase, which translates to MTSSPVRTAPWPEWPPPATDEQRKALLAVLDSGRWGATNGPEVEEFAAAFATMTGAPYAVCTVNNTVGLFLALRAVGVGPGDEVIVPAYTFVASASAVVLAGAVPVFADVDPDTLLVDPEAVAALVGPRTRAVMTVHISGAIADAGTPGVPVVEDAAQAHGAVRGGRAAGTLGDAGCFSFQASKAMTAGEGGVIVTGDRATYERLWSLHNVGRRLDGGWYEHPALGWNLRMTGFQAAVLRPQLARLPAQIDRRTRSAAVLAAALADVEGLSVRPAPPDTERHTWHLALLRYDAAAFGGRTKDEFIAAMAAEGIPLDAGYRALSVEPSLAGYARPCPVAEGEAEATVWVRQHLLMADDDAMGDIARAARKVRDACTRVSG; encoded by the coding sequence GTGACGTCGTCGCCTGTACGCACCGCACCCTGGCCCGAGTGGCCGCCGCCCGCCACCGACGAGCAGCGCAAGGCGCTGCTGGCCGTGCTCGACAGCGGCAGGTGGGGCGCGACCAACGGTCCCGAGGTGGAGGAGTTCGCCGCCGCGTTCGCGACGATGACGGGCGCGCCGTACGCGGTGTGCACCGTCAACAACACCGTGGGGCTCTTCCTCGCCCTGCGCGCGGTGGGCGTCGGGCCGGGCGACGAAGTGATCGTTCCGGCGTACACCTTCGTCGCCAGCGCCTCCGCGGTGGTACTGGCGGGCGCCGTGCCGGTGTTCGCCGACGTGGACCCCGACACGCTGCTGGTCGACCCCGAGGCGGTCGCCGCCCTCGTCGGGCCGCGGACCAGGGCCGTCATGACCGTCCACATCTCCGGGGCGATCGCCGACGCCGGCACGCCCGGGGTGCCGGTGGTCGAGGACGCCGCGCAGGCGCACGGCGCGGTGCGCGGCGGGCGGGCGGCGGGCACGCTGGGCGACGCGGGCTGCTTCAGCTTCCAGGCGAGCAAGGCCATGACGGCGGGCGAGGGCGGCGTCATCGTCACCGGCGACCGCGCGACGTACGAGCGGCTGTGGTCCCTGCACAACGTCGGGCGGAGGCTCGACGGCGGCTGGTACGAACACCCCGCGCTGGGCTGGAACCTGCGGATGACCGGCTTCCAGGCCGCCGTACTCCGGCCGCAGCTCGCCCGGCTGCCCGCCCAGATCGACCGGCGGACCCGCTCCGCCGCGGTGCTCGCGGCGGCGCTGGCTGACGTCGAGGGCCTGTCGGTACGCCCGGCGCCCCCGGACACCGAGCGGCACACCTGGCACCTGGCGCTGCTGCGGTACGACGCGGCGGCGTTCGGGGGCCGGACGAAGGACGAGTTCATCGCCGCGATGGCGGCGGAGGGCATCCCGCTCGACGCCGGCTACCGGGCACTGTCGGTGGAGCCGTCCCTCGCCGGCTACGCCCGGCCGTGCCCGGTGGCGGAGGGGGAGGCGGAGGCGACGGTGTGGGTGCGGCAGCACCTGCTGATGGCGGACGACGACGCGATGGGGGACATCGCGCGGGCGGCGCGGAAGGTGCGGGACGCGTGCACGCGCGTGTCGGGCTGA
- a CDS encoding LLM class flavin-dependent oxidoreductase, which translates to MRLGLYVNLFTGKDDRPALADAVEQARLAEQAGFDWVVLGERHLHRPGYHEALTSLTWLAAHTERIGLATAGLIAPVYQPVWLAETLAHLDVLSGGRVTAGLVLGYRPEEFALYGIPPREKVARFEECVELVTRLWTEESVTYEGRFASVTDAFLSPRPAQRPRPRLWNGGRVPAALARTARMCDGWTTSFNETDAELPVKIAEYLSYERGPGTLGADVLVCREGHCAPTSLQARKALEEPLRGLYDAYGSWKRTSMDAGRYAQEWDDIAARSVVGSPEQCVDGLGRYATMGADGVILRVQPPGMPQADALRAIEGFGDVLRRLEG; encoded by the coding sequence ATGCGACTCGGCCTCTACGTCAACCTCTTCACCGGCAAGGACGACCGCCCCGCCCTCGCGGACGCCGTCGAGCAGGCCCGGCTCGCCGAGCAGGCGGGCTTCGACTGGGTGGTGCTCGGCGAGCGCCACCTGCACCGTCCCGGTTACCACGAAGCGCTGACCTCCCTGACCTGGCTCGCCGCGCACACCGAGCGCATCGGCCTCGCCACCGCCGGCCTCATCGCCCCCGTCTACCAGCCCGTGTGGCTCGCCGAGACCCTCGCCCACCTCGACGTCCTCTCCGGCGGCCGGGTCACCGCCGGCCTCGTCCTCGGCTACCGCCCCGAGGAGTTCGCGCTGTACGGCATCCCGCCGCGCGAGAAGGTCGCGCGCTTCGAGGAGTGCGTGGAGCTGGTCACCCGGCTGTGGACCGAGGAGTCGGTCACGTACGAGGGGCGCTTCGCCTCCGTCACCGACGCCTTCCTCTCCCCCCGCCCCGCCCAGCGCCCCCGCCCGCGCCTCTGGAACGGCGGCCGGGTGCCGGCCGCGCTTGCGCGCACGGCGCGGATGTGCGACGGCTGGACGACCTCCTTCAACGAGACCGACGCCGAACTCCCCGTGAAGATCGCCGAGTACCTCTCGTACGAGCGCGGCCCCGGCACCCTCGGCGCCGACGTCCTCGTCTGCCGCGAGGGCCACTGCGCCCCCACCTCCCTCCAGGCCCGCAAGGCGCTGGAGGAGCCGCTGCGCGGGCTGTACGACGCGTACGGGTCCTGGAAGCGCACGTCGATGGACGCGGGCCGGTACGCGCAGGAGTGGGACGACATCGCCGCGCGCAGCGTCGTCGGCTCCCCGGAGCAGTGCGTGGACGGCCTCGGCCGGTACGCCACGATGGGCGCGGACGGCGTCATCCTGCGCGTCCAGCCGCCGGGCATGCCGCAGGCCGACGCGCTCCGGGCCATCGAGGGGTTCGGCGACGTACTCCGGCGGCTGGAGGGCTAG
- a CDS encoding dihydrodipicolinate synthase family protein, translating to MVAKGVPEHVVDRADELLEQLRGTVLPAVLTPMDERGVVDLGVLRDYAARLDAAPVGGFAVWAHTGRGLYLSEADRVAVLRTWREATDKPLVAGAGVPRDVAPGATVAEAEAAVEAMAVTAAGLGADAVMVYPLSALAGHADGHARAVRLHERVAEASGLPVLGFFLHGEAGGYEYPPALIRDLLALPGALGVKLATLDRAMACQDAIRAAQATDGLVVTGEDRMFGPSLMWGADTALVGIAAARAELTTAVLDAWRRGDAAEFVRASGRLDRFAEAAFYAPIEGYVQRMHWAAVWEGLVPEGWGHDPYGVGVGVGERERVMGCLEELGRELGAEG from the coding sequence GTGGTTGCCAAAGGGGTTCCGGAACACGTGGTGGACAGGGCCGACGAGTTGCTTGAGCAACTGCGCGGGACGGTGCTCCCGGCGGTGCTGACGCCGATGGACGAGCGGGGGGTGGTCGACCTCGGCGTGCTCCGTGACTACGCGGCGAGGCTCGACGCGGCGCCGGTCGGCGGGTTCGCGGTCTGGGCCCACACGGGCCGGGGCCTGTACCTGTCGGAGGCCGACCGCGTGGCGGTGCTGCGCACGTGGCGGGAGGCGACGGACAAGCCGCTGGTCGCGGGCGCGGGGGTCCCCCGGGATGTCGCGCCGGGCGCGACGGTGGCGGAGGCGGAGGCGGCGGTCGAGGCGATGGCGGTGACGGCGGCGGGACTGGGCGCGGACGCGGTGATGGTGTACCCGCTGAGCGCGCTGGCCGGCCACGCCGATGGCCACGCGCGGGCAGTGCGGCTGCACGAGCGGGTGGCGGAGGCGAGCGGGCTGCCGGTGCTGGGGTTCTTCCTGCACGGCGAGGCCGGCGGGTACGAGTACCCGCCGGCGTTGATCCGCGACCTGCTGGCGTTGCCGGGAGCGCTGGGGGTCAAACTGGCCACGCTGGACCGGGCGATGGCCTGCCAGGACGCGATCCGCGCGGCGCAGGCCACGGACGGCCTGGTCGTCACGGGCGAGGACAGGATGTTCGGCCCGAGCCTGATGTGGGGCGCGGACACGGCACTGGTCGGCATCGCGGCGGCCCGGGCGGAGTTGACGACGGCGGTACTCGACGCGTGGCGGAGGGGGGACGCGGCGGAGTTCGTGCGGGCATCGGGCCGGCTGGACCGCTTCGCGGAGGCGGCGTTCTACGCCCCGATCGAGGGGTACGTGCAGCGGATGCACTGGGCGGCGGTGTGGGAGGGGCTGGTGCCGGAGGGGTGGGGGCACGACCCGTATGGGGTGGGGGTTGGCGTGGGGGAGCGGGAGCGGGTTATGGGGTGTTTGGAGGAGCTGGGGAGGGAGTTGGGGGCGGAGGGCTGA
- a CDS encoding amidohydrolase family protein: protein MPYVSRRTAVIATTWLAAAVVLGPTAGSAASAAEEDCFDRRTEPYTSVVDGHLHFRPFGGEAVPFREVVGYLKRTGVRHAGVFGIGQKLPVDSPCTYYLDCPGTPVLPSIKNDFVNAENVVEHKQEDVDLALSMTYPDLAHPETVRGGMRQLDEEFPGMFRWMGEVNLIKQALLPNKHEPADEADITGWAPFMDELRRRDMPITIHSDLGNDQDPTQYLHLMERVLRLYPHNKIVWAHMGLSKELSTMDPDEHIAIMKRLLERYPNLTLDLSWRVLEDMYFGKPGVRAKYAALFDAYPEQAIPGTDFVASRDKSFGVYKEELEVTSRINKAMGDEAFRRIALGQNYFDLLGIKERAPEICEA from the coding sequence GTGCCGTACGTGAGTCGCAGGACCGCCGTCATCGCCACGACCTGGCTCGCCGCCGCCGTCGTCCTCGGACCCACCGCCGGGTCCGCCGCCTCCGCGGCCGAGGAGGACTGCTTCGACCGCCGCACCGAGCCGTACACCTCGGTCGTCGACGGGCACCTGCACTTCCGCCCCTTCGGGGGCGAGGCCGTCCCGTTCCGCGAGGTGGTCGGCTACCTCAAGCGCACCGGCGTACGGCACGCCGGCGTCTTCGGCATCGGGCAGAAGCTCCCGGTGGACTCCCCCTGCACGTACTACCTGGACTGCCCCGGCACGCCCGTGCTCCCCAGCATCAAGAACGACTTCGTCAACGCCGAGAACGTCGTGGAGCACAAGCAGGAGGACGTCGACCTGGCCCTGTCCATGACGTACCCGGACCTCGCCCACCCCGAGACCGTGAGGGGCGGGATGCGGCAGCTCGACGAGGAGTTCCCGGGGATGTTCCGGTGGATGGGCGAGGTCAACCTCATCAAACAGGCCCTCCTGCCCAACAAGCACGAGCCCGCGGACGAGGCGGACATCACCGGGTGGGCGCCGTTCATGGACGAGCTGCGCCGGCGCGACATGCCGATCACCATCCACTCCGACCTCGGCAACGACCAGGACCCGACGCAGTATCTGCACCTGATGGAGCGCGTGCTGCGGCTCTATCCGCACAACAAGATCGTCTGGGCGCACATGGGGCTCTCCAAGGAGCTGTCGACCATGGACCCGGACGAGCACATCGCCATCATGAAGCGGCTCCTGGAGCGCTACCCGAACCTCACGCTCGACCTGAGCTGGCGGGTGCTGGAGGACATGTACTTCGGCAAGCCGGGGGTGCGGGCGAAGTACGCGGCGCTGTTCGACGCGTATCCGGAACAGGCGATCCCGGGGACGGACTTCGTCGCGTCGCGGGACAAGAGCTTCGGGGTCTACAAGGAGGAGCTGGAGGTGACCAGCCGGATCAACAAGGCGATGGGGGACGAGGCGTTCCGGCGGATCGCACTCGGGCAGAACTACTTCGACCTGCTGGGGATCAAGGAGCGGGCGCCGGAGATCTGCGAGGCATAG
- a CDS encoding FMN-dependent NADH-azoreductase: MKLFRIDASILPGASASAEIADTVQAAWAQTHPDAPVERRHLGTAPLPADAWALATTAGFTPAPERTPAQLRAMELAAELAAELDGADAVLLAVPLYNYGVSQHFKVWADLVINAAGAATPVLKEKPTVLVTSKGGGYQPGAPRAGWDHSTPYLRRVLVDMWQADLTVIERELTLAASTPGMEALREDAAREHEEALRAARGAGRGLADAVARV, encoded by the coding sequence ATGAAGCTCTTCCGCATCGACGCCAGCATCCTCCCCGGCGCCTCCGCCTCAGCCGAGATAGCCGACACCGTCCAGGCCGCATGGGCCCAGACCCACCCCGACGCTCCGGTGGAGCGCCGCCACCTCGGCACCGCCCCGCTCCCCGCCGACGCCTGGGCGCTGGCCACCACCGCCGGCTTCACGCCGGCCCCCGAGCGCACCCCCGCGCAGCTCCGGGCCATGGAGCTGGCCGCCGAGCTCGCCGCGGAACTGGACGGCGCCGACGCCGTCCTGCTCGCCGTCCCGCTCTACAACTACGGCGTCTCCCAGCACTTCAAGGTCTGGGCCGACCTCGTCATCAACGCCGCCGGGGCCGCCACCCCGGTGCTCAAGGAGAAGCCCACCGTGCTGGTCACCAGCAAGGGCGGCGGCTACCAGCCGGGCGCGCCCCGGGCGGGCTGGGACCACTCGACGCCGTATCTGCGGCGGGTCCTGGTCGACATGTGGCAGGCCGATCTCACCGTGATCGAGCGCGAGTTGACGCTGGCGGCCAGCACCCCCGGCATGGAGGCGCTGCGCGAGGACGCCGCGCGGGAGCACGAGGAGGCGCTCCGGGCCGCGCGGGGCGCGGGGCGGGGCCTGGCGGACGCGGTGGCGCGGGTGTGA
- a CDS encoding TetR/AcrR family transcriptional regulator has protein sequence MATVDGDLIPLGRPRAERADAARNRRLLLDTARRMIAEAGAENVTMDGLAEQAGVGKGTVYRRFRTRAGIFVALLDEEERGFQQRVLSGPPPLGPGGDPVDRLIAYGQGRITFLLDHHAVARAALGQNRPVPVAVPGLTRMHIRLLLEQSGVAADHLDALTLQLSAALEGPVLLYVATPAQEEAEATRYLQALAEGWKILVTRVCRP, from the coding sequence GTGGCGACCGTGGACGGTGACCTGATCCCCCTGGGGCGACCCCGCGCGGAGCGCGCGGACGCGGCGCGAAACCGCAGGCTGCTGCTGGATACGGCCCGCCGGATGATCGCCGAGGCGGGCGCCGAGAACGTGACGATGGACGGCCTCGCGGAGCAGGCCGGGGTGGGGAAGGGCACGGTCTACCGCCGCTTCCGTACGCGGGCGGGGATCTTCGTCGCGCTCCTGGACGAGGAGGAACGCGGCTTCCAGCAGCGCGTGCTCTCCGGTCCGCCGCCGCTGGGCCCGGGGGGCGACCCGGTGGACCGGCTGATCGCGTACGGCCAGGGGCGCATCACGTTCCTGCTCGACCACCACGCGGTGGCGCGCGCGGCGCTGGGCCAGAACCGGCCCGTGCCGGTGGCGGTCCCGGGGCTGACACGGATGCACATCCGCCTGCTGCTGGAACAGTCAGGCGTGGCCGCGGACCACCTCGACGCCCTGACCCTGCAACTGTCCGCGGCCCTGGAGGGCCCGGTGCTGCTCTACGTCGCGACGCCCGCGCAGGAGGAGGCGGAGGCGACCCGCTATCTCCAGGCGCTGGCGGAGGGCTGGAAGATCCTGGTCACGAGGGTCTGCCGCCCCTGA
- a CDS encoding Uma2 family endonuclease → MSVAPKKPEHTTPAWPMPPSGGYTADDLDTLPDLPPHTELIDGSLVFMTPQTIFHSVTIRMLENSLLRTVPDDLAVLREMTVVISQQQRPEPDLIVVRRDAATTLAQTSFQAEDVLLAVEVVLPESLDRDRETKPLKYAKAGIQHFWRVENKREQAVVHVFQLDEATRNYMLTGIHTDRLKLSLPYETDIDLTLTY, encoded by the coding sequence ATGAGCGTGGCACCGAAGAAGCCGGAGCACACGACCCCGGCATGGCCGATGCCGCCGTCCGGCGGCTATACGGCCGACGACCTGGACACGCTCCCCGACCTGCCTCCACACACGGAGCTGATCGACGGGAGCCTCGTTTTCATGACGCCGCAGACCATTTTCCACAGCGTGACCATTCGCATGCTGGAGAACAGTCTTCTGCGCACAGTCCCGGACGACCTGGCGGTGCTACGCGAGATGACGGTCGTGATCAGCCAGCAGCAGCGGCCCGAGCCCGACCTCATCGTGGTCCGGAGGGACGCGGCGACCACACTTGCGCAGACCAGCTTCCAGGCCGAGGACGTGCTCCTCGCCGTCGAGGTCGTCTTGCCCGAATCCCTCGACCGGGACCGGGAGACCAAGCCGCTGAAGTACGCGAAGGCGGGAATCCAGCACTTCTGGCGGGTCGAGAACAAGCGCGAGCAAGCAGTCGTGCACGTCTTTCAGTTGGATGAAGCCACCCGGAACTACATGCTCACGGGAATTCACACCGACCGTCTGAAGCTCTCGCTCCCGTACGAGACCGACATCGACCTCACCCTCACGTACTGA
- a CDS encoding 6-phospho-beta-glucosidase, producing MRLTVLGGGGFRVPLVFRALLEDSGDESGRCTELVLYDTEPRRLEAIGAVLAQHAADGEARGARPPAVRTTTDLDDALRDTDFVFSAIRAGGLEGRSRDERAALTEGLLGQETVGAGGVLYGLRSVPAAMHIAERVAAVAPNAWVINFTNPAGMVTEAMQRLLGDRVIGICDSPVGMARRAARALGVDPERTELDYVGLNHLGWLRRILVDGEDRLPELLADTATLESFEEGKLFGAEWLQALGSLPNEYLHYYYFNREAIAALRDAPATRGEFLREQQAAFYAAAAADPGEAAAVWERTRKEREATYMAESRESTGGWQRDTCDLDGGGYDRVALALMRAISRDEHATLILNVPNRGTIPGLDAEAVIEVPCRVDAQGAHPIPTRPAAADQLGLMLTLKDVERSTIAAADTGSRAKALRAVTLHPLVDSVNAADRILTSRGI from the coding sequence ATGAGGCTGACAGTGCTGGGCGGCGGCGGGTTCCGCGTGCCGCTGGTGTTCCGGGCCCTGCTCGAAGACAGCGGCGACGAGTCGGGGCGGTGCACCGAACTCGTCCTCTACGACACGGAGCCGCGGCGCCTGGAAGCCATCGGCGCCGTCCTCGCGCAGCACGCGGCGGACGGGGAAGCCAGAGGCGCCCGGCCGCCGGCGGTCCGTACCACCACCGACCTCGACGACGCCCTGCGCGACACGGACTTCGTCTTCTCCGCCATCCGCGCCGGCGGCCTCGAAGGCCGCAGCCGCGACGAACGCGCCGCGCTGACCGAGGGGTTGCTCGGCCAGGAGACCGTCGGCGCCGGCGGCGTCCTGTACGGGCTGCGCTCCGTACCCGCCGCCATGCACATCGCCGAGCGGGTCGCGGCCGTCGCCCCGAACGCCTGGGTCATCAACTTCACCAACCCCGCCGGCATGGTCACCGAGGCCATGCAGCGCCTCCTCGGCGACCGCGTCATCGGCATCTGCGACTCCCCCGTCGGCATGGCCCGCCGCGCCGCCCGCGCCCTGGGCGTCGACCCGGAGCGCACCGAACTCGACTACGTGGGCCTCAACCACCTCGGCTGGCTGCGCCGCATCCTCGTCGACGGCGAGGACCGGCTCCCGGAGCTGCTCGCCGACACGGCGACGCTGGAGTCCTTCGAGGAGGGCAAGCTCTTCGGCGCCGAGTGGCTGCAGGCGCTGGGCTCGCTGCCCAACGAGTACCTGCACTACTACTACTTCAACCGCGAGGCCATCGCCGCCCTGCGCGACGCGCCCGCGACCCGCGGCGAGTTCCTGCGCGAGCAGCAGGCGGCGTTCTACGCCGCGGCGGCCGCCGACCCGGGCGAGGCGGCGGCGGTCTGGGAGCGCACGCGCAAGGAGCGCGAGGCGACGTACATGGCGGAGAGCCGGGAGAGCACCGGCGGCTGGCAGCGCGACACGTGCGACCTGGACGGCGGCGGCTACGACCGGGTGGCGCTGGCGCTGATGCGCGCCATCTCCCGCGACGAGCACGCCACCCTGATCCTCAATGTCCCCAACCGCGGCACGATCCCGGGGCTGGACGCGGAGGCGGTCATCGAGGTCCCGTGCCGCGTGGACGCCCAGGGCGCCCACCCGATCCCGACGCGCCCGGCGGCGGCGGACCAGTTGGGCCTGATGCTCACGCTGAAGGACGTGGAGCGTTCCACGATCGCGGCGGCGGACACGGGCAGCCGCGCCAAGGCCCTCCGGGCCGTGACCCTGCACCCGCTGGTCGACTCGGTGAACGCGGCCGATCGCATCCTGACGTCCCGCGGCATCTGA
- a CDS encoding DeoR/GlpR family DNA-binding transcription regulator, translating to MLRETRHEKLLSILGDEGVLPVRDIAKRLGVSEATARRDLTELGRAGRLTRVYGGAVAARADDERPFAEVADDDPGGRESVATRAAELIEDGDVVLLDIGTTTLALAQRLRGRPVTIVTSNLAVYEELRDDHAVTLILLGGEVRRNYRSVVGVLTESNLRELYVGRLFLGASGILPDGSVLDSTHVEVPVKRAMIKASRQVVLLASAGKFPGDSGLVRICGPEDVHMLITNTSSDPVTLAAFGEAGVEVITV from the coding sequence ATGCTGCGAGAGACGCGCCACGAGAAGCTGCTCAGCATCCTCGGCGACGAGGGCGTGCTGCCCGTCCGGGACATCGCCAAGCGGCTCGGCGTCAGCGAGGCCACGGCCCGCCGCGACCTCACGGAACTCGGCCGCGCCGGCCGCCTCACCCGGGTCTACGGCGGCGCCGTGGCAGCCCGCGCAGACGACGAGAGACCCTTCGCCGAGGTCGCGGACGACGACCCCGGCGGACGGGAGTCGGTCGCCACCCGCGCCGCCGAGCTGATCGAGGACGGCGACGTGGTGCTGCTCGACATCGGCACCACCACGCTGGCCCTGGCCCAGCGGCTGCGCGGCCGCCCTGTGACGATCGTCACCAGCAATCTCGCGGTCTACGAGGAACTGCGCGACGACCACGCGGTCACCCTGATACTGCTCGGCGGCGAGGTCCGGCGGAACTACCGCTCGGTCGTCGGCGTACTCACCGAGTCCAACCTCCGTGAGCTCTACGTCGGCCGCCTCTTCCTCGGCGCCAGCGGGATCCTCCCCGACGGCAGCGTGCTGGACAGCACCCACGTCGAGGTCCCCGTCAAGCGCGCCATGATCAAGGCGTCACGGCAGGTGGTGCTGCTCGCCAGCGCGGGCAAGTTCCCCGGCGACTCGGGGCTCGTCCGCATCTGCGGCCCCGAGGACGTGCACATGCTCATCACGAACACGTCATCGGACCCGGTGACCCTCGCCGCCTTCGGCGAGGCCGGTGTGGAGGTAATCACGGTATGA
- a CDS encoding carbohydrate kinase family protein encodes MSTPSAVRTAIDPLAGTRAPGDPEHDVLLTGTVFMDIVFTGLEGAPVRGSENWARGMGSSPGGIANMATALARLGLRTTLSASFGTDLYGDYCWESLSESEGVDLSPSRRLAGWHSPVTVSMAYEGERTMVTHEHPAPPPVCATLPHARSVMASLEPGRDEEWVRHAHEQGSQVFSDVGWDETGRWDLNALTGLRYSHAFLPNAAEAMRYTRTDSPEQAVRALAELVPIAVVTKGPDGAVAVDGVTGETADVPGLLVDALDPTGAGDVFVAGFMTGTLAGWPLADRLAFANLTAALSVQHFGGSLSAPDWTEVAAWWIEAAARAKAGDADAAEVARRYDFLDGLVPALVRQRPRRRAIPTIGFRAE; translated from the coding sequence TTGAGCACACCCTCGGCGGTCCGCACAGCGATCGATCCGCTGGCGGGCACACGCGCTCCCGGCGATCCTGAGCACGACGTTCTCCTCACCGGCACCGTGTTCATGGACATCGTCTTCACCGGCCTCGAAGGCGCGCCCGTGCGCGGCAGCGAGAACTGGGCCCGCGGCATGGGCTCCAGCCCGGGCGGTATCGCGAACATGGCCACCGCGCTCGCCCGCCTCGGGCTGCGCACCACCCTCAGCGCGAGCTTCGGCACCGACCTCTACGGCGACTACTGCTGGGAGAGCCTGTCGGAGAGCGAAGGCGTCGACCTCAGCCCGTCGCGGCGGCTGGCCGGCTGGCACTCGCCGGTCACGGTCTCCATGGCGTACGAGGGCGAGCGCACCATGGTGACGCACGAGCACCCCGCACCGCCCCCCGTCTGCGCCACGCTCCCGCACGCCCGCTCCGTGATGGCGTCGCTGGAGCCGGGCCGGGACGAGGAGTGGGTACGGCACGCGCACGAGCAGGGCTCGCAGGTCTTCTCCGACGTCGGCTGGGACGAGACCGGCCGCTGGGACCTCAACGCACTGACGGGGCTGCGCTACAGCCACGCCTTCCTGCCCAACGCCGCCGAGGCGATGCGGTACACCCGCACCGACTCCCCGGAGCAGGCGGTACGCGCCCTCGCCGAGCTGGTGCCGATCGCCGTCGTGACCAAGGGCCCCGACGGCGCCGTCGCCGTCGACGGCGTCACCGGCGAGACCGCCGACGTCCCCGGCCTGCTCGTGGACGCCCTCGACCCCACCGGCGCCGGCGACGTGTTCGTCGCCGGCTTCATGACCGGAACCCTGGCGGGCTGGCCGCTCGCCGACCGGCTCGCCTTCGCCAACCTCACCGCCGCGCTGTCCGTACAGCACTTCGGCGGCTCGCTGTCCGCGCCCGACTGGACGGAGGTGGCCGCGTGGTGGATCGAGGCCGCCGCCCGTGCCAAGGCCGGCGACGCGGACGCCGCCGAGGTGGCCCGGCGGTACGACTTCCTGGACGGCCTGGTCCCGGCCCTGGTGCGGCAGCGTCCGCGCCGGCGGGCCATCCCGACCATCGGCTTCCGGGCCGAGTAG